One Triticum dicoccoides isolate Atlit2015 ecotype Zavitan chromosome 3B, WEW_v2.0, whole genome shotgun sequence genomic window, ACGGAGCAGAGATTTTCAGTAACGGCAACATCTGCATGGGCAACAGTGAAGTTTCAGGCGATCAAAGCCATCGAACTGAGTTTACGTCTGAAGATACCGACACTTTCGTCAGTTAACTGAAATAGACTCACCACCCTACATCCTGCAAGTTCAGAGTTCATAGTCCAACAGAGAAACATCTCTGCCGGTTTGGAGTCGTTGTCTGCAGAGATTTGCATACCATGTACTCCCAAGAACAACAATGTGATTACATTATTACAAAAAGTGGCGAAAGAAAATACACATGGTACAAAATATGCATTTCAGCACAAGAAAAGTTTATGTGCGTCTTCTCTAAATAAACATCCTCTCCTCGACTAGAACAAGCCTGATCCATTAACCTCACGATCCGTTCTGGGGGATCATGGCCATTCAGCGAGCATGACAAAAGGTCGGCAGATGAAACTGAGTTTGTCTGAAGATATCCACAATTCATCAGTTAACTGAAACAGGGCACTAAACACTTCGCTGAAACTGAAATTAAGAATTGAAACAGAGAAACATATCTGCAAGTTCAGAGTCGTTGCCGCAGAGATTTACAGAGAAAAAGCGAGCTTGCACAATCATATCAAGAACTGAAATTACTATTTCTCCGGATCATGAAATATGATCCCACACAACCAGCACAAGTTACAAGAGGACAGAGTCCGAACAGGAAACTACAGGGTGACATCGATCCATCCACCAGAGAAGACACACGGACGACGTGCCAAATTAGGCGGAGGTGAACTTGGTGACAGCCTTGGTGCCCTCGGAGACGGCGTGCTTGGCGAGCTCGCCGGGGAGGACGAGGCGGACGGAGGTCTGGATCTCCCGGGATGTGATGGTGGGCTTCTTGTTGTACCGCGCCAGCTTGGCGGACTCGCCGGCGAGCTTCTCGAAGATGTcgttgatgaaggagttcatgatgGACATGGCCTTGGAGGAGATCCCGATGTCCGGgtgcacctgcttcagcaccttgaAGATGTAGATCTTGTACGTCTCTACgctcttcttggacttcttcttccccttcttctcgccGCCCTCCTTGGACGCCGGCACCTTCTTCTCCGCCTTGGGCTTCTTGCCCGCGGGGGTCTTCTCCACCGGCTTCTTCTCGGCAGCCTTGGGCGCCatggatgctgctgctgctgctgcaacgGGGAGAGGTGCTCTGGTGTGCTGTGCGCGGCTTCGCTCGAAGGTGGGGGGAATGGTGGTGGATAAACGGCGAGGGCGCGGCGAATTTAtatgaggagggaggcgggctctgATTGGTGGACGGATGGGTGCCACGGATCGATATGATATCGGCCGTCCGCCGCGGTGCGCAATGGACGACCCAGATGCGCCTTGGCGCGGATCGCTGACGTGGCGAAAGAACGTGGGCGGGGGGAGCAGGCGGGTTTCGGCCCACGCGCGCGTATTGGAGTTTCTCCGTGGCGGGAATTTGAGTTCAATTTCCGATCGACATTTTTTCTGCTGCAAAGCACTTACTTGTATATTTCCCGGAAGTAACGAACCACCATTGGATAGTTCAACTTCATGAGTCAACAATATACTATGGAGTTAATCTACTACATGTGGGGTTCGCTCTTAATTCACGACATCATCCTCGATTTCATGACATGCATGGCCGTCGAAGAAAAATTCGCAACTTTATTCGATTTCATGGAGCATGGACATGCTTCAAATTCGACGGGTCCGGTATTCAGTCTCAGCATCATAGCGAAATGTTCACCGGGCCGCTCTCTCACTCCACCTTCCTTAACCCGAATTCGCAGCCTCCCCGCTCGACTTTGAGCATAAAGGAGCCACCCTCGTCCCCCACGTCGCATGTGTCTGGCAACACGGGGGAAAACCAGCGCCGCCGCCCAATTTCCGCTCTACACCGTCACtccccgcagcgccgccgccggagggCTGGCCGGCGAAGCGCGCCGCGCCCAGGGAAGGTGGCGGCGAGGCGGTCTCGTTCCCCTCTTCAAGCCAGGACCCCTCCCCCAACCTCGATCTAGTCGGAGCCGCTCCACCATCGCGTCCCTCTCCAGCGCCGCCTTCCTCATCCCCTCTGACGGCGCTCGTCCCCTCCTTGCCCGGATTCGCGGCGGCAGCTGCGCCCCGGTGTCTTCCTCGCGCGCTCGGCCTCGCCCGCCCAGATCCGATCTGGCGAAGCTCCTCCCCACCCCTCCCTCCGGCTGATACGTCCTCCGGCCCGGCGTGGCAGCACGAGCTCGTTCTGCTCCTCCCATGGTCGTCTCCCCCTCGACAGCACGCTCTTCCACTGTGTTGCTGCTGATGGTGCTAGCGCGGCTTGGATGGTGGAGGACCCCAGGCGAGCAGAGGCTCTGGCCCTGCCCAGGTTGCAGGCTGCTCCTCATCTCCGGCGACGCCTCCTCCGAGCTACGGTGTTGTTTCCGTCCGATTTCTGTGGTCAAGGTGGTCTTCTCTAGCGGGTGGTTGAGGCCTCGTGGTGGACACTTTGTCGGCTCCGCTCCGGTCCTGGCGGTCATGTACATGCGTTCTCCAGCGTCCTCTGCGGGCGTGGTTCCGTCCCCGGCGGTCCAGTTGTTGCGTCTCTCCGGCCTTTGGCTTGGCGACATCCCGACGGCTCCGTCCCTAGCAGCTTGGATATGTGTTCCTTTTCGGTTCCTAGCTTGTTGGTGGCATCGGTCGCCATCCCATCCTCCGCGTAGGCTCTCTCTGCCTTGCCGCATTCCGACCCCGTACACCGCCACGGCGTGCCAATCCCAAAGCTCACGTCTTTCGGCGTTGCCGGGTGCCACCCGCCGGCGGCGCGCGCaacccatgaaggaaatatgccctagaggcaataataaaggtgttattttatatttatttattcatgataaaggtttattattcatgctagaattgtattgatcgggaaCTTGATACATGTTTGGATACATggacaaaataccgtgtccctagtaagcctctactagactagctcgttgatcaaagatggttaagtttcctaatcatagacatgtgttatcatttgataaacgggatcacatcattaggagaatgatgtgatggacaagacccattcgttagcttagcattatgatcgttcagttttattgctattgctttcttcatgtcaaatacatattcctttgactatgagattatgcaactcctggatatcgGAGGAattccttatgtgctatcaaacgtcacaacgtaactggatgatgatacgtctccaacgtatctataatttatgaagtattcatgccatgtttataataattttatatggttttggtatgatttgcatggaactaacccggactgacgttgttttcagcagaactaccgtggtgttgttttttgtgcagaaatgaaagttcttcaaacaccgcgaaactttttgtggatttttatggaccagaagagaacCAGTGGGCAAAGgctgcacctagggggtgcctcgaGGAGGGCATCACCCAgcagggtgcgccctggtgggttgtgcgcacctcggtggcctcccgtaccccttctttgccctataaattcccaaatattttgaaaaccctcggggagaccctagatcggaagttccaccgccgcaagcttctgtagccaccaaaaaccaattgggaccccattccggcaccctgccggaggggggaatcatcaccggtggcc contains:
- the LOC119274974 gene encoding histone H2B.4-like codes for the protein MAPKAAEKKPVEKTPAGKKPKAEKKVPASKEGGEKKGKKKSKKSVETYKIYIFKVLKQVHPDIGISSKAMSIMNSFINDIFEKLAGESAKLARYNKKPTITSREIQTSVRLVLPGELAKHAVSEGTKAVTKFTSA